GGATGGCCGTGATCAAACTGCCGCCGCCTTGGATTAGCACCTGCTTAGGGCCTTCCTCTTCCCAAAGTATCGACATCCGCTCGATGGTCCAGGCCAGGATGATCATCGGGAAGAAGGTGATCGTTAAGCCAGCACTGAGCCCCATGCGGTAGGCCAATACGGTGAAGATCGAGATAATCGCAATCACCGTTATGATCACCGCCGAGACCCTGGCCACCAGTAATAAATTCAAGTAGGAAAGATAGTTACGAATTATCAGACCGACGGCAACGATAAGCAGGAAGCCAATCAAGCCCGTGGGCAGGGAGGTCTGAATGAAGGCGAGGGCGATCAACACCGGCATAAAAGTACCGGACGTTTTGATGCCCACCAGCACACGCAAAAACACCACCATTAACGCACCAATGGGAATCAGCAAGATAGTTTGGAATAGCGCTTGCTCCTCCAGTGGCAGGCTGTGAATGGAGAAATTCAGCAGCGTATCTTCAGAGTAGTGGTTACGCACCGCCGCTGAAGCAGGTTGATCATGGGTCATCATGGAGAAGGTAACCCGAGAATTGGTGCCCCCCTGAACCTCCAGTACGGCTCGACCGCCGGTTTCCCACAGCAACAGGTTATCGGGCTTGCCTTGCTCACCCGTTAGCGGGTGAAAAATCGACCACTCTTCACCTGATTCATCAAACACCTGAATCCAACTGCTGAGAGTCTGGCGGCGCCGCCCATCTTCTAACAGTAGGCCGCTCACCTCACGGGCTTGTACGCCCGCCTGGTTGAGTAATCGCACTACCAGCGCCGCAGGATTCTCCTGTGAAAGCAGCAGCCGCGCATTTTCTTCCTGGCGCTCACCGTTGATATCGCGAATTAACTCGCGAGCGAAGGTGGCGTTGTTGGCACTGCGCGCCCAGGCTTGCTCAATTAGCTGGCTGGCCGCCGTATCATAGGGACTTTCCCAAGGTGTGGTAACGGGCACCTCAGGAGGTGTCTGTACCGGTGAGCGCGCATCCTGGGATACCAGCATCTGAACCGAGTAGTATAACGTTTGGCTACCCACGGCTTCACGAATAGTCCATCGGGCGGTGCGGCCTAATTCGTCCGCCTGGTAAGCAAGCCCATAACCCGACGATGCAGTGTTCTCCGTCAGTACACGGTAGCCTGCTTGATGAGAAGGCAGCGCCAAATCGACCTGAACAGGGCCATCCTGGGCATTGAAGTTGATACCAGCTTCAATTTCCCACACCTGGCGCTGCTCACCAGGCAGCCACGGGATTTCAAACTGCACATGACGATGCACACTGGTCGCTACGCCCGCGACAAGCAACAGGCCGACAATAATATAAAACATTAACCGTGACATGGAGATTCCTTTCCTCGTGAAGCGTCAGAGCGGTTACTCTTCGCTATCGTCTTCATCAACTGCTTCATCTTCAGCAGCTTGATCCGCTGGTTCGCCACCAGGAAATTCGGGGCGGTCATGCAAATAGGTGTCGGCTACATCAATTACCGCAATATCCATCAAAAAGCGACGTCCTAACAGCACCGGGTAATCGAGATGAGAGCGGTCATTGAGGGTGAATTCGACATTTTCACGAATCGGCCCTAGAGTCATTAGCAGAGAAATGACGGGACGGGACTCTTCTCCAGAGGCTTGAACAATACGCACTCGGCGCACAATGGGCGCTTCAATCCATTTATCACGCTGTGACTCAACGGCCACATCATCGTCGTTTAGCGCCAACTTAAAGCGCACCCAATCTTCACCGTCACGCTCGAAGCGGGTAATCTCAGCAGCAGAAAGGGACGAGGTGTTGGCTCCTGAATCGACTCGCGCTTTGAGGTAGGTACCCAGGCTAGGTAGGCCAACCCATTCGCTGCGGCCCAATAACGTTTTAGTGGTCAAACTCTCATCAATTTCACACTCTTCACGAATGATGACCGGCTCTTCACCGCGAGCTTCCAACTGCTGCACGTCTTGGCGGAGGTGGCGCAACAAACTGCCTACTTCACGCATGTCAGCGGTCAATGTCTGCTGTTGATCAAACTGGCGTTGGTGTAGATCAGTGCGGGTATCGCATTGTTGCGTTAGCTGGCTCTCTAATTCCAGGATACGGGCATTGAATGAGGCTTCGCTTAAAGGGGGCGGTTGATTCGTTTCCGGCTGGGTTGCTGCACAGCCTGCGATCGAAAGCGACAAGCCAGCGATAAGCCACAAAACACCTGGGCGCATAACGAGATATTTCCTTGGACAATAGGTTGAGGAATGATAAGGAGATGGGGGGCGGGTGTCCAACGTCATCATAGCTTTTCGGACACCTATTTATAGATGTTTAGTTTCTTGCATTTAACATAATATATATTAAGCGAACCCGTGTAGATACTGTAGCCATAGCCGCTTCGGTGCTCTATGCTATTAAAATACTTTACCACAGTTGTACCAAAATCCATTGTCATATAGGAAATGCGTCCATGATTCGCTCCCTGCGTATTGGCTTTTTCACCCTGCTCTTCCTATTAGCAGGTTGTGCCAGTGTTGATATTGAAGATTACGCTGATTCTGAACCTCGTTTGGATATCGCCGAATACTTTACAGGCACTACCCGCGCCTGGGGCATGGTGCAGGATTACTCCGGCGAGGTACAGCGTCGCTTCACCGTGGAAATCCAAGGCAGATACGAAGATGACACTTTTACACTGGATGAATCTTTCGTATTTTCAGACGGTGAAACTGATCGACGCGTTTGGACATTTGAGCGAATCGATGAGCATAGCTGGGTGGGTACTGCCAACGATGTGGAAGGCCAAGTTGAAGCACGCCAATACGGTC
This Vreelandella neptunia DNA region includes the following protein-coding sequences:
- a CDS encoding ATP-dependent zinc protease; translated protein: MRPGVLWLIAGLSLSIAGCAATQPETNQPPPLSEASFNARILELESQLTQQCDTRTDLHQRQFDQQQTLTADMREVGSLLRHLRQDVQQLEARGEEPVIIREECEIDESLTTKTLLGRSEWVGLPSLGTYLKARVDSGANTSSLSAAEITRFERDGEDWVRFKLALNDDDVAVESQRDKWIEAPIVRRVRIVQASGEESRPVISLLMTLGPIRENVEFTLNDRSHLDYPVLLGRRFLMDIAVIDVADTYLHDRPEFPGGEPADQAAEDEAVDEDDSEE
- a CDS encoding inactive transglutaminase family protein, with protein sequence MSRLMFYIIVGLLLVAGVATSVHRHVQFEIPWLPGEQRQVWEIEAGINFNAQDGPVQVDLALPSHQAGYRVLTENTASSGYGLAYQADELGRTARWTIREAVGSQTLYYSVQMLVSQDARSPVQTPPEVPVTTPWESPYDTAASQLIEQAWARSANNATFARELIRDINGERQEENARLLLSQENPAALVVRLLNQAGVQAREVSGLLLEDGRRRQTLSSWIQVFDESGEEWSIFHPLTGEQGKPDNLLLWETGGRAVLEVQGGTNSRVTFSMMTHDQPASAAVRNHYSEDTLLNFSIHSLPLEEQALFQTILLIPIGALMVVFLRVLVGIKTSGTFMPVLIALAFIQTSLPTGLIGFLLIVAVGLIIRNYLSYLNLLLVARVSAVIITVIAIISIFTVLAYRMGLSAGLTITFFPMIILAWTIERMSILWEEEGPKQVLIQGGGSLITAILAYLAMNNPWVRHITFNFLGVQLILMALILLLGNYTGYRLLELRRFKPITDDEKPS
- a CDS encoding DUF3833 domain-containing protein translates to MIRSLRIGFFTLLFLLAGCASVDIEDYADSEPRLDIAEYFTGTTRAWGMVQDYSGEVQRRFTVEIQGRYEDDTFTLDESFVFSDGETDRRVWTFERIDEHSWVGTANDVEGQVEARQYGHVFHMRYPLEIDINGRMISFTMDDWMYLQPDGRLINRTAMRKFGLTLGEITLVFEKL